ATTACTTCGAAGACTCATCGTGCAAATGTCGCGTGCATTCATGGTGGGACATGCTTGAAAGACTCGAGACATACTATATTTTAACTtttgaaaagattttgattttcgtgcatatatatacatgtatttgCAAAATGTGTGTATGATTGTGTATCGTCTGAGAATTTGAATTGAGGTTCTGCCGATAAAAACATCCGATTTCTTGCTTTGCTTCTTCACCAATTTCTGGTTTTGCTAAACAGATATATTTCTTTGCTTCCAGGCATCCGATCCCCTTCTTGTAAGACTCTTTTGCCTCATGTTCGTGACTTTTTCTAAGCATATTTCCTTTAATTTCCTCGTTTTGTGCGTGATTTTGCTTTCTTTATCTGCTTCTATCTCTATACTGTGAAAAAGATCCCTTTTTTTTCCTACCCGGGTATGTTCAACTTTCCCTCTTCTGGCGTTATGAAACGTGTTCCTCTCTTTTCCTTGGTTTTGGAATCTTGGGTTTGTTTCTTTGAGTGATTTTGTGAAATGGCTTCGTGCTATTTTTGGCAGTTTTCGGAATCCTTGAGAAAGACcttcgattttatttttttattttttttatcgagGAAAAGCATCCTgatgtttttgaaaaaaaaaaatagcagTCGTTTTCAATTCTTTATTTTTCCCTTCTTAATTAATATTCGAACATTTGTTTGTATTTTCATTCTGTTTCTTGTAGCCTGTGGTTGTCTTTAGATGACTTAAACAAtatatttgaatactaaaaagaATCATCATTCGGCCTTGTTCGTTCAACTcctctcttcttcttttttaagCATTGGGTATTAAAATTGATCATTTGAGAACTTTTTTTCTGTCCTCAAGGTTGTTTTCTGTTAATCAGCAGGCTTTTTCTCTGCTTCCTTTATTACTAGGCTTTAGTTTAACATGCATAACCCCCTGTAGCATTTAATTGTATTATTGGACAGAACACGCGTGACAATTAATAAACACGGATTGTGCAATAAGTTGTAATTTTAATGTGTAATAATTATTTCTGCTGTATTTGTTGTGAGTTTCTTATAGTCATCATATATCTTGTTATGCTATAATCAGGTGCTCCACGAGAACTGATCGAATAGAGCTTTCTTTAAAATAAGAGGATTGCCCTTGTTTTCTAAAACGATGGGAGATCACTTTGTTTTGCTTGTTGATCGTTTGCTCACCGAATCAACTTTGGAGGCTGCTATTGAAAGTAGAATTTTTTTGAATCACGTGGCACCTGTGACAATCAATGGTACAGCGACTAGTTGTTCGTCCCATGAGGATTTTGAATGTAGTCTGTCTCCAAGAAAAGTGGTGGAGTGCAGGATATGCCAGGATGAAGATTTCGATTCAAATATGGAGGCACCTTGCTCTTGCTGTGGAAGTTTAAAGGTGgatttttttaagtttttgttTTGCTTCTGCCATGGAGattttgtgtttattgatgTTGCAGTTAATCTTTCCATGAGCCCCTTCAATTGAAACGACCTACATTAACGGTCTTGTGCCCCTATTTGGTTTACTTTCAGTATGCTCATCGCAAATGCGTACAGAGGTGGTGCAACGAGAAAGGCGACACCATGTGTGAAATATGCCATCAGGTGAGCTTCTAATTTCTAGCATTTCTTAAAGGTGAATTCAGTTTCCATGACTCTTTTGAAATCTTTTTTAACCCTTGTCTAAATTGTGTTTTTGTGTGAAATTCAGCAATTCAAGCCTGGATATACGGCACCACCCCCCATTTTTCGTTTGGGAGGACTGCCAATGAACTTGAGGTAATTTTACTTTCTTAATATCGAGCCTTGATCTCAATACCATGTATTGCAGAAGGAATTTACAGAACTTTATGAGGTTTCTCATCACTAAATCAGCCTGTTGTTATCAGGGGACATTGGCAAATTGCTAGAAGCAACTCAAACGATCCTCATATTATTACAATGGTATCAACTGACAGAAGTTTACTTGATCCGGACAATGACGAGTATGCAGTTTCTACCACTCGAAGCATAGCTTGCTGTCGCTCAGTTGCCATGCTGGTAATTCTTTTTTgcctttctttatttaaatttatttggaCTGTCAAACGATCATTTCACCTTGCTCCAAATTGTCATATGCATCAAGTGCTTTCGAGTGCAACTCACTGACTTACCTACGAGTTATTTACATGGGTGATATGGCTCCCTGTACACAACACATTCTAAAAATGGTACAAGACTTGGTCAAGGAAAATAATGATTTACATTACTGTAGGAAGATTGTAaatgttcaaatcattggaaaaGATTTCACACGAGCTTGATTTTTCTAGAGCAGAGCTTGGTTTAAAGTGTGTAGCAACTGTAAAATGTACAACTTGGCTACATAATTGGTGGCACAGTAATGCTTCTGTTTGTGCAGTTCATGGTTCTCTTGATCCTGCGACATACTCTTCCGGTCGTTAGTCGAGCTGGGAACTATTCTTTCCCACTGATCATGGTAAGTTCCTACGTTATACACcaagaatgaattttttttgggaTAATTAACCTATTAGTGGGCATATATTGCAGTTGTTGATGCTGCGAGTTACCGGGATTATTCTGCCAACTTGTATAATACTAAAAGCAGCGACTTCCATCCTACGACGCCGACACCAACAGGTAAATCAAATAGCCATGCACAATTGTATTATTCTAACTCCCCTACTATCTATTTTTGCTGCTTCCTTCGATCTTTCTTACGTGAATCTTATTTCGCCGAATCCTGAGCTAGGAAACCTTGTAATTTTTAAACTCTCTCAGAAGATAGGAAATTGTAATTAGAAATATAGCAGCACTTTGCAATATAATATGGAAAAGAAAacactaaaaaaaatttcaatgtaTGCCCCCATGAAATGCTAAGAACCCTGCTCATTCAGTTTTCCATGTGGTGGTCATTAACAGGCTAATCGGTCATTTTCTCCATCTGATGAGGAAGGTGGTCCATTGACATTACATCGCCCACATTTTATAGATGAACGATAACTGGTCACGACTCACGTTTATCGATCCTTTGTTCGTACTTCGTGGTTCGTATATTTACATTTTGCTGATGAAAAGCATGGCTGCCGCTAACAGAGGAAATTGCAAGTGCAGATTTTTAGTTTGGGTTTTAGTTGAGAAGCTTCAGACATACATttgtaaataaatatatacatcctgtaaataaaaatttacgtAGAATTAAAATTAAGGATTATGTTTTTCATAGATGCAGATAACGTTTGTCTGAAATCCAAAATTTATAACTCAAACAACGCTGGACGGAGCCAGAAAAAAATAGAGAGAAGGTATGATATACACAAAATTTCTATGTCACGAACAAGGTCTCTGTCTTTTCCCAATGAAAaaatcttttgtgagacggtctcacgaatttttatctgtgagacagatcaattctatcgatattcacaataaaaaataatactcttagcataaaaagtaatatttattcatggatgactcaaataagatatttgtctcacaaaatacgatccgtgagacggtctcacacaagtttttgctttttcCAATTACTTTTTTTATGCATCTAGGGTTTATTCTTAATCCATTTTTGGAtgtcaattttaagttatttttttttGGCGGGATGacgtgatatttttaaaattttcatttgtcCTTTTAAAAACCTTCAAGTACCGTTGTCGTCTTGGTAGCAACCCCAAAACCAATGTAATAAGGATGAGGTCTTTTTCGTTGATTAGCATTAGCATTTTTAGGTTCtttgatggattttcttgtcTTTCTGTCTTCTTGATCAACCGAACAACATTGATCTTGCTGTCATTTCTCTTAACGTCTTCACTCCTCTAATTAAACAATCTAAAGCTCAATGATCTACGGATGAAAATAGTAAAATATCTGATTGATTTCATAGCCAGAATATCGATGGAGTGTCAAGCGACCACTCTCCTCCCATGTAAGGATCTCAATTCTCATCGGAAAGTCCGAGGATTGACATTCCATTGTTATCATTTTACATGTATATGGTTACAATTATCTACGAATATGACTATTTAACGGGAATATTCACTGCCAATACTAACTTGGCTAATTATTACCAAGAAGATAATGGTCTATTTCTTCACATTATCTCAAATTATAATCCTCTTccccaaaataataataataataataataataccaaTTTAATCAAATTAACAGTGGGTCAAATTCCCAACAAAAAAATAATCCAGTTGGTCAATAAATGGTTCGTATACGTTGCGTTCTAATTgactcaatttatttatatatatataattttaatattttaaaataaacgtaaattaaaatcatataaataataaagaatttgaaataattacTCGTGTAATTTTACTTTCaagaataaaaattaataaaaaaacatgttgaaagagtatatatataaaaaaatttccattTAATAACGCATAAATAATCTATGGcgaaaaaaaaaacactcaTTTAGCTTCGAAGGTTCTTGGGATCTAATTTAATGAATTGGACTTTTTGAGATTTCGGATTTGTATTGAATTGTGGACTAACGAAATTTGTATCAAGTTGTCTTAAAAATTTTCTGCCTAATTGCGTCAACACCCCTAAACGAACTAATTGCATCAATACCCCTTGTGCAAAATTTAAGatataataaaacaaaaaatactctgtaaaatcaataatattttagaccacaaattttaaaaatcaggCACAAAACTCTTATCAGAAAAGGTAAATGTTCTTGAATTTTTATAACATGTgagttaaatatattttattttaaaaaaaataaaggatgTATTATCCTATGTTCATACCTTAAAACATTTTTTCACAAGGAATTGGTGTAATTAGCCCATAATTGAGCTGATAttcagaagaaaaaaaaatagtaaataagAATCATAGTTGAGATTGGTTGGTTTGGAGATAAAATTATACAACTAAAGAATAATCATAATGATAATTTGACCATACATGTATAGCTGAAAGTATAATGCATTTATGCAAAATGACTCAGCCAAAATTTCATTCCCACCAAACTCTAGTCTAAACTCCAATGCCTGGAATATATGAACTTGATGCTACATTATTCTTACTACATCTGCGTTTGTTGCCACTGAAGCTGTCTCTTATTCTTGATGAGATCTTAGCAAACACTTCCTCCCTTCGGGGGCGGTTCGCGTACAGCATCCATAGGGCAAGACTCAGCATGATTCCTACTGATATAAGTGCTAGTCCGACATTTACAAGGCGAAGATTGTGCTCCAATGGAGGACAATATTTTGTGGTGATGTTTCTGAAAGTATCTCTTACGAAATTACAGTTTTGAAAGTTTAAGAGAGGCGGCGTGTAGTGTTTGAGGGCATAGCTG
The Primulina tabacum isolate GXHZ01 chromosome 9, ASM2559414v2, whole genome shotgun sequence DNA segment above includes these coding regions:
- the LOC142556596 gene encoding uncharacterized protein LOC142556596; the protein is MGDHFVLLVDRLLTESTLEAAIESRIFLNHVAPVTINGTATSCSSHEDFECSLSPRKVVECRICQDEDFDSNMEAPCSCCGSLKYAHRKCVQRWCNEKGDTMCEICHQQFKPGYTAPPPIFRLGGLPMNLRGHWQIARSNSNDPHIITMVSTDRSLLDPDNDEYAVSTTRSIACCRSVAMLFMVLLILRHTLPVVSRAGNYSFPLIMLLMLRVTGIILPTCIILKAATSILRRRHQQANRSFSPSDEEGGPLTLHRPHFIDER